One genomic window of Lepeophtheirus salmonis chromosome 5, UVic_Lsal_1.4, whole genome shotgun sequence includes the following:
- the LOC121118148 gene encoding LOW QUALITY PROTEIN: salivary peroxidase/catechol oxidase (The sequence of the model RefSeq protein was modified relative to this genomic sequence to represent the inferred CDS: deleted 1 base in 1 codon), whose amino-acid sequence MCCYLKICLILLAMASKSTKSQSSSSDQISTQDLLNLITNFGLNRSRQLIENEELRLFNNNVVLEKNNPAHYVAVFNKQKKRSKEMSEFGYASIQASALMAKQFKLTRREVVYGLERVELRNTRLFQECPFRDSDNEITSNRFPRQDSTNFRRSVCEKQTQIYRSVSGICNNLDHPSWGSAFMPFYRFLPADYSDGIQSIRRSTMGGPLPSPRKISAAIHKKSSAETNQFTMMVMQWGQFLDHDLTSTPQTRGFNDSILQCCNGDGANLRDSDLHPDCMPIDIPHDDYFYSSFGARCMEFVRSSPSARLGCTLGPREQVNQITSFLDGSNVYGSSEDDEKSLRLYISGKLRYTDLHIRKALLPPLESTVANEECHITTKNLHCFHAGDQRANEQPGLTGMHTIWLRFHNHIAQKLSRLNTHWEDEKIYQETRKIVGALLQHITYNEWLPVILGPKVLEIFELKLLTKEYYKQYNKSVNPTIANAFAAAAFRFGHSLVKGSISRCNKEFKTVPFFVKLHKEFNNPMNLHNFGSVDRILLGLLTEKAAKRDEFISEELTNRLFQIPLTHYGMDLASLNIQRGRDHGIPSYNVWREQCGLKRFNRWSEAFSVIAPSTIERLSGVYEDFDDVDLFTGGLAEHRVAGGLVGPTLACILGQQFLNLRQGDRFWYENGDHPGAFSKEQLQEIRRVTLSGVICDTLDDIDNIQPYSFLTNEALRNERIPCSKIPRLRLDAWSETSFVFRNEFLQFRQGTYNPDLSEALKSTLSVLNESISLFDIGNYFSDVDDYDIEEEVEGDIQEFPHRITSDTYFHALDKAQSELVFDEEDRFARVDGYRGFKDVEKSVKQNKLDSIIEELFQGYTF is encoded by the exons ATGTGCTGTTACCTCAAAATATGCTTGATTCTTCTTGCTATGGCGTCTAAATCAACTAAGTCGCAGTCCTCTTCCTCTGATCAAATATCTACCCAGGATTTACTTAATCTAATAACAAATTTTGGATTAAATCGAAGTCGCCAATTGATTGAAAATGAGGAACTCAGACTGTTTAACAACAATGTGgttcttgaaaaaaacaatcctGCTCATTATGTTGCAGTTTTCAACAAACAAAAGAAGAGATCGAAGGAGATGTCAGAGTTTGGATATGCATCAATTCAGGCATCAGCCTTGATGGCAAAACA ATTTAAGTTGACAAGGAGGGAGGTCGTCTATGGATTAGAAAGAGTAGAACTTCGTAATACGAGGCTTTTTCAAGAATGTCCTTTTCGAGATTCAGACAATGAGATAACGTCAAACCGTTTTCCAAGGCAGGATAGTACCAATTTTAGACGCTCAGTTTGTGAAAAACAAACCCAGATTTATCGCTCTGTTAGTGGCATTTGTAACAATTTGGATCATCCATCCTGGGGCTCTGCATTTATGCCATTCTATCGGTTCCTACCGGCAGATTACTCAGACGGAATTCAATCCATTCGAAGATCTACA ATGGGGGGGCCTTTACCTAGTCCAAGAAAGATTAGTGCGGCAATTCATAAGAAGTCATCAGCGGAAACTAATCAATTCACTATGATG GTAATGCAATGGGGACAGTTTTTGGATCATGATTTGACATCTACACCACAAACAAGGGGATTTAATGATTCTATTCTTCAATGCTGTAATGGAGATGGAGCAAATCTTAGGGATTCAGATCTCCACCCAGATTGTATGCCGATAGACATCCCACATGATGACTATTTCTATTCATCTTTTGGGGCTCGATGCATGGAATTTGTTAGATCCTCTCCATCAGCCAGGCTTGGATGTACATTAGGTCCAAGAGAGCAAGTCAAtcaaattacttcttttttggaCGGTTCAAATGTATATGGATCCTCTGAAGATGACGAGAAATCCTTAAGACTCTACATATCAG GAAAGCTTAGATACACCGATCTTCATATCCGAAAGGCCTTACTTCCTCCTTTAGAGTCAACTGTAGCAAATGAGGAGTGTCATATCACAACAAAAAACTTGCATTGTTTTCATGCTGGAGATCAAAGAGCAAATGAGCAACCAGGACTAACTGGAATGCATACTATATGGCTCCGATTTCATAATCATATTGCTCAAAAGCTTAGTCGATTGAATACACATTGGGAGgatgaaaa GATATATCAAGAAACAAGGAAAATTGTTGGGGCCTTACTTCAACACATAACATATAATGAATGGCTCCCAGTTATTCTTGGACCCAAAGTActagaaatatttgaattaaagcTTTTAACTAAAGAATATTACAAACAATATAATAAGAGTGTTAATCCAACAATAGCCAATGCTTTTGCTGCTGCAGCCTTTCGATTCGGACATAGTCTTGTAAAAGGCTCAATTTCACGGtgtaataaagaatttaaaacaGTTCCCTTCTTTGTCAAATTACACAAGGAATTTAATAATCCGATGAATCTTCATAACTTTGGTTCTGTGGATCGTATTCTACTAGGACTTTTAACAGAAAAGGCTGCAAAACGAGATGAATTTATATCGGAGGAATTGACGAATCGATTGTTTCAG ATTCCATTGACTCACTATGGAATGGACCTTGcttctttaaatatacaaagagGTCGTGATCATGGTATTCCTTCATACAATGTATGGAGAGAACAATGTGGTCTTAAGCGATTTAATAGATGGAGTGAAGCTTTTAGTGTAATCGCACCATCGACCATAGAGCGGTTATCTGGTGTCTATGAGGACTTTGATGATGTGGATTTATTTACAGGAGGTTTAGCTGAGCATCGTGTTGCCGGTGGTCTCGTGGGTCCAACCCTGGCATGTATTCTTGgccaacaatttttaaatttaagacagGGAGATCGATTCTGGTATGAGAATGGTGATCATCCAGGTGCATTTAGTAAGGAACAACTACAAGAAATACGCCGAGTGACATTATCTGGCGTGATTTGTGACACATTGGATGATATTGATAATATTCAGCCCTATTCTTTCCTTACGAATGAAGCACTAAGAAATGAACGAATCCCTTGTTCTAAAATCCCAAGATTGAGGTTAGATGCATGGAGTGAAACTTCTTTTGTCTTtagaaatgaatttttacaatttcGACAAGGCACATATAATCCGGATTTAAGCGAAGCATTGAAATCAACGTTAAGTGTTTTAAATGAGAGTATTAGCCTATTTGACATCGGAAACTATTTCTCAGATGTCGATGACTACGACATAGAAGAAGAAGTTGAGGGAGATATCCAAGAATTCCCACATCGTATTACATCCGACACTTATTTCCATGCTCTTGATAAGGCTCAATCTGAGCTAGTGTTCGATGAAGAAGACAGATTTGCTAGAGTAGATGGATACAGAGGATTTAAGGATGTTGAGAAATCcgttaaacaaaataaattggattCCATCATTGAGGAGCTATTTCAAGGATACACATTTTAA